A single genomic interval of Psychroserpens sp. NJDZ02 harbors:
- the rpsQ gene encoding 30S ribosomal protein S17 has product MEKRNLRKERIGIVTSNKMQKSIVVAEVKKVKHPMYGKFVLKTKKYVAHDETNDCNIGDTVKIMETRPLSKSKCWRLVEIIERAK; this is encoded by the coding sequence ATGGAAAAAAGAAACTTAAGAAAAGAGCGTATCGGGATCGTTACTAGTAACAAGATGCAAAAATCAATAGTGGTTGCTGAAGTTAAAAAAGTAAAACACCCTATGTACGGAAAGTTCGTGTTAAAAACAAAGAAATATGTTGCACACGATGAGACAAACGATTGCAATATCGGAGATACAGTAAAGATCATGGAAACAAGACCTTTAAGTAAATCTAAATGTTGGAGATTAGTTGAAATAATTGAAAGAGCGAAGTAA
- the rplC gene encoding 50S ribosomal protein L3, translated as MSGLIGRKIGMTSIFDENGKNMPCTVIEAGPCIVTQVRTEEVDGYSAVQLGFDDATEKSATKADLGHVKKAGTSVKRKMVEFKGFGAEYKLGDAITVEHFAEGEFVDVSGTSKGKGFQGVVKRHGFAGVGQATHGQHNRLRAPGSIGAASYPARVFKGMRMAGRMGTDSVKVENLRVLKVVPEKNLLVVKGCVPGHKNAYVIIRK; from the coding sequence ATGTCTGGGTTAATTGGAAGAAAAATCGGTATGACCAGCATTTTCGATGAAAATGGTAAAAATATGCCATGTACAGTAATCGAAGCTGGACCATGTATCGTTACCCAAGTCAGAACTGAAGAAGTTGACGGCTATAGTGCTGTTCAACTTGGTTTCGATGACGCGACAGAAAAAAGTGCTACTAAAGCTGACTTAGGTCATGTGAAGAAAGCAGGGACTTCTGTAAAACGCAAAATGGTCGAATTTAAAGGTTTTGGTGCGGAGTACAAGTTAGGTGATGCAATCACTGTTGAGCATTTTGCTGAAGGTGAATTTGTTGATGTATCAGGTACATCAAAAGGAAAAGGATTTCAAGGGGTTGTTAAACGTCATGGTTTCGCGGGTGTAGGTCAAGCTACTCACGGTCAACATAACCGTTTAAGAGCACCAGGATCTATTGGAGCGGCTTCTTATCCTGCAAGAGTATTCAAAGGAATGCGTATGGCAGGTAGAATGGGAACAGACTCAGTTAAAGTTGAAAATTTAAGAGTTTTAAAAGTAGTTCCAGAAAAGAACTTACTTGTTGTTAAAGGTTGTGTACCTGGACATAAAAACGCTTATGTAATTATTAGAAAATAA
- the rplB gene encoding 50S ribosomal protein L2, which translates to MSVRKLKPITPGQRFRVVNGFDAITTDKPEKSLLAPKKRSGGRNSQGRMTMRYKGGGHKRRYRIIDFKRSKAGIPAEVASIQYDPNRTAFIALLNYQDGEKTYIIAQNGLQVGQTVVSGESVAPEIGNAMPLANIPLGTIISCVELRPGQGAVMARSAGAFAQLMARDGKFATIKLPSGETRLILVTCAATIGAVSNSDHQLLVSGKAGRSRWLGRRPRTRPVVMNPVDHPMGGGEGKSSGGHPRSRNGIPAKGYRTRSKTKASNKYIIERRKK; encoded by the coding sequence ATGTCAGTAAGAAAATTAAAACCAATCACACCAGGTCAGCGATTTAGAGTAGTAAACGGATTTGACGCCATTACTACTGATAAGCCGGAAAAAAGCCTATTGGCTCCGAAAAAACGATCAGGTGGTAGAAACAGTCAAGGACGTATGACAATGCGCTACAAAGGTGGTGGTCATAAACGTAGATATCGTATTATCGATTTCAAGAGATCTAAAGCAGGTATTCCTGCTGAAGTAGCTTCAATCCAATACGATCCAAACAGAACAGCATTCATCGCTTTGTTAAATTATCAAGATGGTGAAAAGACTTATATCATTGCTCAAAATGGTTTACAAGTTGGACAAACAGTTGTTTCTGGTGAAAGTGTAGCTCCTGAAATAGGAAATGCAATGCCATTAGCAAATATTCCACTTGGTACAATTATTTCTTGTGTAGAGTTAAGACCAGGACAAGGTGCTGTAATGGCAAGAAGTGCTGGAGCTTTTGCTCAATTAATGGCTAGGGATGGTAAGTTTGCTACAATTAAATTGCCTTCAGGTGAAACTAGATTAATTCTAGTAACATGTGCAGCAACAATTGGAGCAGTATCTAACTCTGATCATCAATTATTAGTTTCTGGTAAAGCAGGACGTAGTAGATGGTTAGGTAGAAGACCAAGAACAAGACCAGTTGTAATGAACCCAGTAGATCACCCAATGGGAGGTGGTGAAGGTAAGTCATCAGGTGGACATCCACGTTCTAGAAACGGTATACCAGCTAAAGGATATAGAACACGTTCTAAAACTAAAGCGAGTAATAAATATATTATAGAACGTAGAAAGAAATAA
- the rplV gene encoding 50S ribosomal protein L22, producing the protein MGSRKKQMADAIKEGKKQIAFAKLNNCPTSPRKMRLVADLVRGERVEKALNILKFSQKEASNRLEKLLLSAIANWQAKNEDASIEDAELIVKEIRVDGGSMLKRLRPAPQGRAHRIRKRSNHVTIVVGANNNTQS; encoded by the coding sequence ATGGGAAGTCGTAAAAAACAAATGGCAGACGCTATTAAGGAAGGTAAAAAGCAAATCGCTTTTGCTAAACTTAATAACTGTCCTACGTCACCAAGAAAAATGCGTTTAGTAGCCGATTTAGTAAGAGGTGAACGCGTAGAAAAGGCACTTAATATTTTGAAATTCAGTCAAAAAGAAGCTTCAAATCGTTTAGAGAAATTATTACTTTCAGCGATAGCTAATTGGCAGGCAAAAAACGAGGATGCTAGTATCGAAGATGCTGAGTTAATCGTTAAAGAAATAAGAGTAGATGGTGGATCTATGTTAAAAAGATTGCGTCCAGCACCACAAGGACGTGCTCACAGAATAAGAAAACGCTCTAACCACGTAACAATCGTGGTAGGAGCTAACAATAACACACAAAGCTAA
- the rpmC gene encoding 50S ribosomal protein L29, which yields MKQSEIKELSVAELQEKLSETKKSYSDLKMAHAVSPLENPIQLRQVRRSVAKIATELTKRDLQ from the coding sequence ATGAAACAATCAGAAATTAAAGAATTATCTGTAGCTGAGTTACAAGAGAAACTTAGTGAAACAAAGAAGAGCTATTCAGATTTAAAAATGGCTCATGCAGTTTCTCCTTTAGAGAACCCAATTCAATTACGTCAAGTAAGACGTTCGGTTGCAAAAATTGCAACAGAATTAACTAAAAGAGATTTACAATAA
- the rpsS gene encoding 30S ribosomal protein S19, whose translation MARSLKKGPYVHYKLEKKVAANVEANKKTVIKTWSRASMITPDFVGQTIAVHNGRQFVPVYVTENMVGHKLGEFSPTRSFRGHAGAKNKGKK comes from the coding sequence ATGGCAAGATCATTAAAAAAAGGACCTTACGTTCACTATAAATTAGAGAAAAAAGTAGCTGCTAATGTTGAAGCTAACAAGAAAACGGTTATCAAAACTTGGTCAAGAGCAAGTATGATAACTCCAGATTTTGTTGGACAAACAATCGCAGTACATAACGGTCGTCAGTTTGTTCCAGTTTATGTTACAGAAAACATGGTTGGGCATAAATTAGGAGAATTTTCACCAACAAGATCTTTTAGAGGTCATGCGGGTGCTAAAAATAAAGGTAAAAAGTAA
- the rpsJ gene encoding 30S ribosomal protein S10, whose amino-acid sequence MSQKIRIKLKSYDHNLVDKSAEKIVKTVKSTGAVVTGPIPLPTHKKIFTVLRSPHVNKKSREQFQLSSYKRLLDIYSSSSKTIDALMKLELPSGVEVEIKV is encoded by the coding sequence ATGAGTCAAAAAATTAGAATAAAATTAAAGTCTTACGATCATAACTTAGTAGACAAGTCTGCTGAAAAGATTGTAAAAACGGTAAAAAGTACTGGTGCTGTTGTAACTGGACCAATTCCATTACCAACACACAAGAAAATTTTCACTGTATTACGTTCACCTCACGTTAATAAGAAGTCAAGAGAACAATTTCAATTAAGCTCTTACAAGAGATTATTAGATATTTACTCTTCATCTTCTAAAACAATTGACGCTTTGATGAAACTTGAATTGCCAAGTGGAGTAGAAGTTGAAATTAAGGTTTAA
- the rplP gene encoding 50S ribosomal protein L16, translating to MLQPKRTKFRKMQKGRMKGNSGRGHLLSNGTFGIKSLDSNFLTSRQIEAARIAATRHMKREGQLWIKIFPDKPITKKPLEVRMGKGKGAVEYWAAVVKPGRILFEVGGVPLDVAKEALRLAAQKLPVKTKFVIARDYEA from the coding sequence ATGTTACAGCCTAAAAGAACAAAATTTAGAAAAATGCAAAAAGGACGTATGAAAGGGAACTCGGGTAGAGGTCACTTACTTTCAAACGGAACTTTTGGAATAAAATCATTGGATTCTAATTTTTTAACATCACGTCAAATAGAAGCAGCTCGTATTGCCGCTACACGTCACATGAAAAGAGAAGGTCAACTTTGGATAAAGATATTTCCAGACAAGCCTATTACAAAAAAGCCTCTTGAAGTACGTATGGGTAAAGGTAAAGGTGCAGTAGAATATTGGGCAGCAGTTGTTAAACCAGGAAGAATCCTTTTTGAAGTTGGAGGAGTGCCTTTAGATGTTGCTAAAGAAGCATTAAGACTTGCAGCTCAAAAATTACCAGTAAAAACTAAGTTTGTAATCGCTAGAGATTACGAAGCATAA
- the rplD gene encoding 50S ribosomal protein L4 → MKVAVLDINGKETGRKADLSDGVFAIEPNNHAVYLDVKQYLANQRQGTHKAKERAEITGSTRKIKKQKGTGTARAGSIKSGVFRGGGRMFGPRPRNYSFKLNKSLKRLARKSAFSIKANEKSIIVLEDFNFDAPKTKNFTAILNALELQNKKSLFVLGASNNNVYLSSRNLKGSEVVMSSELSTYKILNANQVILLESSLEAIESNLSK, encoded by the coding sequence ATGAAAGTAGCAGTTTTAGATATAAACGGAAAAGAAACAGGTAGAAAGGCAGACCTTTCTGATGGTGTTTTTGCTATTGAACCTAATAATCATGCTGTATATTTGGATGTTAAGCAATACTTAGCAAACCAAAGACAGGGAACTCACAAAGCTAAAGAGCGTGCTGAGATTACTGGAAGTACACGTAAGATTAAAAAACAAAAAGGTACTGGTACAGCCAGAGCTGGTAGTATTAAGTCAGGAGTTTTTAGAGGAGGTGGACGTATGTTCGGACCAAGACCTAGAAATTATTCATTCAAATTAAACAAAAGCTTAAAACGTTTAGCACGTAAATCAGCTTTTAGTATTAAGGCAAATGAAAAGTCAATTATTGTTTTAGAAGACTTTAATTTTGATGCTCCAAAGACTAAAAATTTCACAGCAATTTTAAATGCGTTAGAGCTACAAAACAAAAAATCATTGTTTGTGTTGGGTGCGTCAAATAATAATGTATATTTGTCATCACGTAATTTAAAAGGCTCTGAAGTTGTAATGAGCTCAGAATTAAGTACTTATAAAATATTAAATGCAAATCAAGTTATTCTTCTAGAGAGTTCTTTAGAAGCTATTGAGTCGAATTTAAGTAAATAG
- the rplW gene encoding 50S ribosomal protein L23: protein MNILIKPIITEKATANSELNNCFSFFVNTKANKVEIKKAVEAAYGVSVEKVRTINVRPDRSTKFTKTGIQHGKTNAKKKAIVQLAEGEMIDLYTNM from the coding sequence ATGAATATCTTAATTAAACCTATAATCACAGAAAAAGCAACCGCTAATAGCGAGTTGAACAATTGTTTTAGCTTTTTTGTGAACACTAAGGCGAACAAGGTAGAAATCAAAAAAGCAGTGGAAGCTGCTTATGGAGTTTCTGTTGAAAAAGTTCGTACTATTAATGTCCGTCCAGATAGAAGTACCAAGTTTACTAAAACTGGTATTCAACATGGTAAAACAAATGCTAAGAAAAAAGCAATTGTACAACTGGCGGAAGGTGAAATGATTGATTTATACACTAACATGTAA
- the rpsC gene encoding 30S ribosomal protein S3: MGQKTNPIGNRLGIIRGWESNWYGGNDYGDKLAEDDKIRKYVHARLSKASVSRVIIERTLKLVTVTITTARPGIIIGKGGQEVDKLKEELKKITGKEVQINIFEIKRPELDAFLVGSSIARQIENRISYRRAIKMAIAATMRMNAEGIKIQISGRLNGAEMARSEHYKEGRIPLSTFRADIDYALVESHTTYGRLGVKVWIMKGEVYGKRELSPLVGLAKKQGKGGRQGGKPQQRRRK, encoded by the coding sequence ATGGGACAAAAGACAAATCCAATCGGAAATCGCTTAGGAATTATCAGAGGATGGGAATCTAACTGGTATGGAGGAAACGATTATGGTGATAAACTTGCCGAAGACGATAAGATCAGAAAATACGTTCACGCGCGTTTATCTAAAGCTAGTGTATCTCGTGTAATTATTGAGAGAACTTTAAAACTTGTAACCGTTACTATCACTACTGCTAGACCTGGTATTATTATCGGAAAAGGTGGACAAGAGGTAGACAAGTTAAAAGAAGAGCTTAAGAAAATTACAGGGAAAGAAGTTCAGATTAATATATTTGAAATTAAAAGACCTGAACTTGATGCATTTTTAGTAGGATCTAGCATTGCTCGTCAAATTGAAAACAGAATTTCATACAGACGTGCTATAAAAATGGCTATTGCTGCTACAATGCGAATGAATGCTGAAGGAATTAAAATTCAAATTAGTGGACGTTTAAACGGGGCAGAGATGGCACGTTCAGAACACTACAAAGAAGGACGTATTCCTTTATCTACATTCAGAGCCGATATTGACTATGCTTTAGTTGAGTCTCATACTACTTATGGTAGATTAGGGGTCAAAGTATGGATCATGAAAGGTGAAGTATATGGTAAAAGAGAACTTTCTCCTCTTGTTGGCTTAGCTAAGAAGCAAGGAAAAGGTGGACGCCAAGGTGGAAAGCCACAACAACGTCGTAGAAAGTAA